The DNA window GCTCACCACGACCTCGTTGTTCTCGCCGGTTTTGACCTGCACCGCTTCGAGATTCAGGCCGTCGGTGTTCGGACGGCGGCCGGTGGCGACGAGGACTTTCGCGGCACGGAACTGCTGCGTTCCGCCGGTGATGGTCGCGGTGACCGTGACCTGATCGTCGGCCTGCTCGACCTCGCTCACCGTGGCGCGGCGCACCACCCGGATGCCGTCGTCGGCGAACACCTCCAGCAGCGCCATGCCGACTTCCGGCTCTTCCTTCGATGCCAGCGTGGAGCGGACCAGCACCGTCACCGTTGACCCGAGCCGGGCGAACAGTTGCGCCTGCTCCAACGCGACGTAGCCGCCGCCGATCACCAGCAGCGACTCCGGGACCTCGGTGACTTCCATCGCGGTGGTCGAGGTCAGGTAGGCGACGCCCTCGAATGCGGGCGGGATGACTGGGTTCGCGCCGGTGGCGATCAGGTAGTGCTCGGCCTCGATGGTGGCATCGCCGACCTCGATGACGGGCGCGTCCGGGGTTCCGGCGAACCGCGCTTGGCCCTGAATGCGCTGCCAGCCATACGATTCGGCCACGTTGAGGTACTTCTCTGAGCGCAGCGACTCCACCAGATCGTGCGTGCCGGCGATCAGGGCCGCCATGTCCACCGGGCCGGCCGTGGTGGCGATCCCCGGGAACCGGGCAGTGTCGGCTGCGGTATGCCGGGCCTCGGCCGCTGCGATCAGGGCCTTTGACGGCACGCAGCCGGTGTTGACACACGTGCCACCGAAGATGCCGCGCTCGATCATGACGACGGACTTGCCGAGCGCGGTAGCGCGGATCGCCGCGGCCATCGCCGCGCCGCCGGAACCGATGACCGCGAGGTCCAATCCCTGACTCATGCACCCATCCTTGACCTTCAAGTAGGCTTGAAGGTCAAGTGTTCTGAGGAGACATCGTGAGAATCGGGAAGCTCGCCGAGGCGACCGGGGCCACCACCGCGACGCTGCGCTACTACGAAGACGAAGGCCTGCTCCCGCCCGCCGAACGTTCCCCGGCGGGGTATCGCGACTATGCCGCCGACACGATCGCCCGGGTCGGCTTCATCCGACGGGGACAGGCCGCCGGGTTCAGCCTCGCCCAGATTCGGCAGATCCTCGACATCCGTGACAGCGGCCACGCGCCGTGCACGCACGTGCGCGACCTGCTCGACATCCGACTGACCGACCTCGACGAGCAGATCAGCGCACTGGTGGCACTGCGCGAGACCATCGCCCGGCTGCGGCAGGGCGCCGAAAGCGTCGACCCGGAATCATGCAGCGCCGATGACGTATGTCGATACCTCTAGGAGCCACCTCCGTGGCACCGGAGGCATGTATTTCGTCAAGTCCGTTGACCCCGGCAGTCGTCATGAATTTCCGCCCCACTGGAGGTCGTTGGTGCGCGGGAGCGCGGGGCCTGCTGAGCAGTAGGCTCACCCGATGCGGTGGGATTTCACTCGAAGCTGGTCGCATTGGCCGTGCTGAGCCCAGCCACACTCGTTCAGGCGATCGCCACCTTCGCCATCACCAATATCGACGACATCGTGGTCCTCGCGGTGATGTTCGGCCAGGCGCCCGGTCATCGTGGCGCAGCCATCCGAGTGACCGCCGGTCAGTACCTCGGCTTCACCGCCATCTTGGCAGTTTCGGTCGGCGGCGCACTCCTGGGTGCCACGCTGCTTCCTCCAGCCGCACTGCCGTACTTCGGGCTGCTGCCCATCGTGTTGGGGCTGCGGGCGGCATGGCTGGCCTGGCGGGATCGCCGCACCCAACCGGCGCCGACCGATGATCCCGCAACACTGTTGACGCCTGGCACCTGGCAGGTCGCAGTCATCACCTTCGCCAACGGCGGCGACAACATCGGCGTGTACGTTCCGATCTTCGCCGTCTCAACGATCGCCACCATCGGTGTTTACATCATCGTGTTCCTCATCGGTGTGGCCATCTGGTGCGCGGCCGGCCGATATTTCGCCTCCCACCCGATCATCGCCAAAGCACTCTCACGCTGGGGCCACATC is part of the Mycobacterium sp. 050128 genome and encodes:
- a CDS encoding heavy metal-responsive transcriptional regulator; this translates as MRIGKLAEATGATTATLRYYEDEGLLPPAERSPAGYRDYAADTIARVGFIRRGQAAGFSLAQIRQILDIRDSGHAPCTHVRDLLDIRLTDLDEQISALVALRETIARLRQGAESVDPESCSADDVCRYL
- a CDS encoding cadmium resistance transporter, which produces MGFHSKLVALAVLSPATLVQAIATFAITNIDDIVVLAVMFGQAPGHRGAAIRVTAGQYLGFTAILAVSVGGALLGATLLPPAALPYFGLLPIVLGLRAAWLAWRDRRTQPAPTDDPATLLTPGTWQVAVITFANGGDNIGVYVPIFAVSTIATIGVYIIVFLIGVAIWCAAGRYFASHPIIAKALSRWGHIVLPVALITIGALILIKGGAFAL
- the merA gene encoding mercury(II) reductase — its product is MSQGLDLAVIGSGGAAMAAAIRATALGKSVVMIERGIFGGTCVNTGCVPSKALIAAAEARHTAADTARFPGIATTAGPVDMAALIAGTHDLVESLRSEKYLNVAESYGWQRIQGQARFAGTPDAPVIEVGDATIEAEHYLIATGANPVIPPAFEGVAYLTSTTAMEVTEVPESLLVIGGGYVALEQAQLFARLGSTVTVLVRSTLASKEEPEVGMALLEVFADDGIRVVRRATVSEVEQADDQVTVTATITGGTQQFRAAKVLVATGRRPNTDGLNLEAVQVKTGENNEVVVSDGLQSSNPRIWAAGDVTGHREFVYVAAHHGAMVADNIFTDAGRRVDYRHLPRVTFTSPAVGAAGTTEAELLAAGTRCDCRVLPLKHVPRAVVNRDTRGFIKLVADAGTGRIHGITAVAKDAGEIAAAAVYILDAAMTVDQVAGSWAPYLTMAEGIKIAAQSFSADMSRLSCCAS